A region from the Salidesulfovibrio onnuriiensis genome encodes:
- the frr gene encoding ribosome recycling factor, with translation MQSVLDDGKKRMEGAIHALEKDFSKLRTGRASSSLVDNLVVEYYGTPTPLSQLASVSIPDSRTITIQPWDKGAFGDVEKAIQKSDLGLNPVNDGKIIRIAIPPLTEERRKDLVKVAKKYSEDAKVSIRNVRRDMNESLKKMEKDKDITEDEMHGGQDNVQKLTDDFVKKCDELFTAKEKEILEI, from the coding sequence ATGCAATCGGTTCTGGATGATGGAAAAAAACGCATGGAAGGCGCCATCCACGCCCTCGAAAAAGACTTCAGCAAACTGCGCACCGGACGGGCCAGCTCTTCCCTGGTGGATAACCTGGTCGTCGAATACTACGGCACCCCTACCCCGCTGAGCCAGCTTGCCTCCGTGTCCATCCCGGATTCCCGGACCATCACGATCCAGCCGTGGGACAAGGGCGCTTTCGGCGACGTCGAAAAGGCCATCCAGAAGTCCGACCTGGGCCTGAACCCGGTCAACGACGGCAAGATCATCCGCATCGCCATCCCGCCCCTCACCGAGGAACGGCGCAAGGATCTGGTCAAGGTGGCCAAAAAATATTCCGAAGACGCCAAGGTTTCCATCCGCAACGTGCGCCGCGACATGAACGAATCGCTCAAGAAGATGGAAAAGGACAAGGACATCACCGAGGACGAAATGCACGGCGGACAGGACAACGTCCAGAAGCTCACCGACGACTTTGTGAAGAAGTGCGACGAGCTGTTCACTGCCAAGGAAAAAGAAATCCTCGAGATCTAA
- a CDS encoding lysophospholipid acyltransferase family protein — protein MLRAILFFTLLIPLTIYYSWRQKFISKNATMEELNMPGKLWARTLLRIAGVKVEADLEGVDPNGHYVFISNHQSLVDIPILFNILWDNNIRFVAKHSLFEIPVYGKALGDAGHISVNRSDRRAAMKSLNEGVELIKRGVSPVIFPEGTRNRNLEQLMDFKTGGMIMALKSGVPVVPIVMANTGRVLPPGRKWVNNKYTVKLKALPVIDPSRYDIKERDKFKDDLYEMMNRTYQELMAEGSHA, from the coding sequence ATGCTTCGAGCAATACTTTTCTTCACCCTGCTGATTCCCCTGACCATATACTACAGCTGGCGGCAGAAGTTCATCAGCAAGAACGCCACCATGGAAGAGCTGAACATGCCCGGCAAGCTCTGGGCGCGCACGCTCCTGCGCATCGCCGGGGTCAAGGTGGAGGCCGACCTGGAAGGCGTGGACCCCAATGGGCATTACGTCTTCATCAGCAACCACCAGAGCCTCGTGGACATCCCCATCCTGTTCAACATCCTGTGGGACAACAACATCCGCTTCGTGGCCAAGCACTCCCTTTTCGAGATTCCGGTCTACGGCAAGGCGCTCGGCGACGCGGGCCACATCTCCGTGAACCGCAGCGACCGCCGTGCGGCCATGAAGAGCCTCAACGAAGGCGTGGAGCTGATCAAGCGAGGAGTTTCCCCGGTCATCTTCCCGGAAGGCACCCGCAACAGGAACCTCGAACAGCTCATGGACTTCAAGACCGGCGGCATGATCATGGCGCTGAAGAGCGGCGTGCCAGTGGTGCCCATCGTCATGGCCAACACCGGTCGCGTCCTGCCCCCGGGCAGGAAATGGGTAAACAACAAGTACACGGTGAAGCTCAAGGCCCTGCCGGTCATCGACCCCAGCCGGTACGACATCAAGGAACGCGACAAGTTCAAGGACGATCTCTACGAGATGATGAACAGGACCTACCAGGAGCTCATGGCGGAGGGCAGCCATGCCTAG
- the tsf gene encoding translation elongation factor Ts, producing the protein MAISAAMVKELREKTGAGMMDCKKALVESDGDEEKAIVYLREKGLSKAAKKAGRATSEGIVGNFVSADGKTAALVEVKCETDFVAKNDDFRSFAAQLAEKVAGMDVTTGNGEDLGDAADCTDLIAKLGENMGVGRFAKVSAEGMVGMYIHSNNKIGVLVNMVGGDEELGKDIAMQVAAVNPKCLSPDELPQDDLEKEKAIYLKQAMDEGKPEEIAEKIVMGRLSKYYKEVCLVEQPFIKEDKKSIKQLLKEKDASVKGFVRLALGEAE; encoded by the coding sequence ATGGCAATCTCTGCTGCTATGGTTAAAGAACTGCGCGAAAAGACCGGCGCAGGCATGATGGACTGCAAAAAGGCCCTTGTTGAAAGCGACGGCGACGAAGAAAAAGCAATCGTCTACCTGCGCGAAAAGGGTCTTTCCAAGGCCGCCAAGAAGGCCGGCCGCGCCACTTCCGAAGGTATCGTGGGCAACTTCGTCTCCGCAGACGGCAAGACCGCCGCTCTGGTGGAAGTGAAGTGCGAAACCGACTTTGTCGCCAAGAACGACGACTTCCGCTCCTTTGCCGCACAGCTGGCCGAAAAGGTCGCCGGCATGGACGTGACCACCGGCAACGGTGAAGATCTGGGCGACGCCGCAGACTGCACCGACCTCATCGCCAAGCTGGGCGAAAACATGGGCGTCGGCCGCTTTGCCAAGGTTTCCGCAGAGGGCATGGTCGGCATGTACATCCACTCCAACAATAAGATTGGCGTGCTGGTGAACATGGTCGGCGGCGACGAGGAACTGGGCAAGGACATCGCCATGCAGGTGGCCGCTGTCAATCCCAAGTGCCTGAGCCCGGACGAACTGCCCCAGGATGACCTGGAAAAGGAAAAGGCCATCTACCTGAAGCAGGCCATGGACGAAGGCAAGCCCGAAGAGATCGCCGAAAAGATCGTCATGGGCCGCCTGAGCAAATACTACAAGGAAGTCTGCCTGGTTGAACAGCCGTTCATCAAGGAAGACAAGAAGAGCATCAAGCAACTCCTCAAGGAAAAGGACGCCAGCGTCAAGGGCTTTGTCCGGTTGGCGTTGGGCGAAGCTGAATAA
- a CDS encoding phosphatidate cytidylyltransferase produces the protein MDFPANQKRIVTGVALALVPLLAIAMKGWILFAILALFCILAQWEFYAMFSPRPPMTEFKCGAAVFTVLLLGAFKAGGAVWPVLAFLGAFWFSSMGFLFRFSAAPREIDYRNAMIFLAGLIYIPLNFHFFMHFNRPELFLVLLAATVTDTAAYYVGTALGKRKIWPTVSPKKSWAGSLGGLAACIGMTVLMGESFGSAPVWAWVLLGTALNIAAQMGDFFESALKRTLDVKDSSQMLPGHGGLLDRVDSLLLVVPTYALLRALHPFFG, from the coding sequence ATGGATTTTCCCGCAAACCAGAAACGCATCGTCACCGGGGTCGCCCTGGCTCTCGTTCCCTTGCTGGCCATAGCCATGAAGGGCTGGATTCTCTTCGCCATCCTGGCCCTGTTCTGCATCCTGGCCCAATGGGAATTCTACGCAATGTTCAGCCCCAGGCCGCCCATGACCGAGTTCAAGTGCGGCGCGGCCGTGTTCACCGTCCTGCTCCTGGGCGCGTTCAAGGCCGGGGGCGCGGTCTGGCCGGTGCTCGCCTTCCTGGGCGCGTTCTGGTTCTCGAGCATGGGATTCCTGTTCCGCTTCAGCGCCGCCCCTAGGGAAATAGACTACCGCAACGCCATGATCTTCCTGGCCGGGCTCATCTACATCCCGCTCAACTTCCACTTTTTCATGCACTTCAACCGGCCCGAACTGTTCCTGGTGCTCCTGGCCGCCACGGTCACGGACACGGCCGCCTATTACGTGGGCACGGCCCTGGGCAAACGGAAGATCTGGCCCACGGTGAGCCCCAAAAAATCCTGGGCCGGCAGCCTGGGCGGGCTTGCGGCCTGCATCGGCATGACTGTGCTCATGGGCGAAAGCTTCGGCTCGGCCCCGGTCTGGGCCTGGGTCCTGCTGGGAACCGCCCTGAACATCGCGGCCCAGATGGGCGACTTCTTCGAATCCGCCCTCAAGCGCACCCTGGACGTCAAGGACTCCAGCCAGATGCTTCCCGGGCACGGCGGCCTGCTGGATCGCGTGGACAGCCTGCTGCTGGTGGTGCCCACCTATGCGCTGCTGCGGGCCCTGCATCCATTTTTCGGTTAA
- the rpsB gene encoding 30S ribosomal protein S2 yields the protein MAYATMKDMLETGVHFGHQTRRWNPKMRPYIFGSRNGIHIIDLQQTVKMFRTAYDFIADKVADGGKVLFIGTKRQAQEAMKQEAERCGMFFATHRWMGGTLTNFQTIKRSIDRLKNLEEMFEDGSINKFPKKEIVRMGREVKKLNLALGGIKDMKEAPAVAFVVDPKREHIAIQECRKLGIPVVAVTDTNCDPDVIDYIIPGNDDAIRAIKLFAARIADACVDGAAQTKDAPAEAKAEAPKAEAKVEEAAAEEAAAE from the coding sequence ATGGCTTACGCAACCATGAAAGACATGCTCGAGACCGGTGTCCACTTCGGCCACCAGACCCGCCGTTGGAACCCGAAAATGCGTCCGTACATCTTCGGATCCCGCAACGGCATCCATATCATCGACCTGCAGCAGACCGTTAAAATGTTCCGCACCGCTTACGACTTCATCGCGGACAAGGTCGCCGACGGCGGCAAGGTTCTGTTCATCGGCACCAAGCGCCAGGCTCAGGAAGCCATGAAGCAGGAAGCGGAACGCTGCGGCATGTTCTTCGCCACCCACCGCTGGATGGGCGGCACCCTGACCAACTTCCAGACCATCAAGCGTTCCATCGACCGCCTGAAGAACCTGGAAGAAATGTTCGAAGACGGCTCCATCAACAAGTTCCCCAAAAAGGAAATCGTTCGCATGGGCCGCGAGGTCAAGAAACTGAATCTGGCTCTGGGCGGCATCAAGGACATGAAGGAAGCCCCGGCAGTCGCATTCGTTGTTGACCCCAAGAGGGAGCACATCGCGATCCAGGAATGCCGCAAGCTGGGCATCCCGGTCGTGGCAGTAACTGATACCAACTGCGACCCCGACGTTATCGATTACATAATCCCCGGCAACGATGACGCCATCCGCGCCATCAAGCTCTTCGCCGCCCGCATCGCAGACGCCTGCGTCGACGGCGCAGCTCAGACCAAGGACGCCCCGGCCGAAGCAAAGGCCGAAGCTCCCAAGGCTGAAGCAAAGGTAGAAGAAGCCGCCGCTGAAGAAGCTGCTGCCGAATAA
- a CDS encoding isoprenyl transferase: MSPESLNIPAHIAIIMDGNGRWAKLRGLPRTKGHKAGTEAARAIVTRCRELGVRHLTLYTFSKENWNRPKEEVGTLFDLLTSFLKNEQKRLIDQDIRLKVVGDLDGMPLAVRTALKHVISKTAKCSSMTLNLALNYGGRDEIVRACRALVAAGISPEEVTEERLAGELYTAGQPDPDLVIRTSGEIRISNYLLFQCAYSEFYFTDVYWPDFTPEELEKALADYTSRQRRFGKTGDQVEAPGD; the protein is encoded by the coding sequence ATGTCTCCTGAATCATTGAATATCCCCGCCCACATTGCCATCATCATGGATGGCAACGGCAGGTGGGCGAAGTTGCGCGGGCTGCCAAGGACCAAAGGCCACAAGGCCGGGACCGAAGCGGCCCGCGCCATTGTCACGCGCTGCCGCGAGCTGGGCGTGAGGCACCTGACCCTGTACACCTTTTCCAAGGAAAACTGGAACCGTCCCAAGGAAGAGGTGGGCACCCTTTTCGACCTGCTGACCTCGTTTCTCAAGAACGAACAGAAAAGGCTCATCGACCAGGACATCCGCCTCAAGGTGGTGGGAGACCTCGACGGCATGCCCCTGGCAGTGCGCACCGCGCTCAAGCACGTCATCTCCAAGACCGCCAAGTGCTCGTCCATGACCCTGAACCTGGCCCTCAACTACGGCGGCCGGGACGAGATCGTGCGGGCCTGCCGCGCCCTGGTTGCCGCGGGCATCTCGCCCGAGGAAGTCACCGAGGAACGTCTGGCCGGGGAACTCTATACCGCGGGCCAGCCCGACCCGGACCTGGTCATCCGCACCAGCGGGGAAATCCGCATCTCCAATTACCTGCTCTTCCAGTGCGCCTATTCGGAATTTTACTTCACCGATGTCTACTGGCCCGACTTCACCCCCGAGGAGCTGGAAAAGGCCCTGGCGGACTACACCTCGCGCCAGCGCCGCTTCGGCAAGACCGGGGATCAGGTCGAAGCCCCGGGAGACTGA
- a CDS encoding elongation factor G: protein MSDLNKQRTYALVGHGGSGKTTVAEMMLLNAGVINRLGKVEEGTTALDYEPEEIKRRGSTQPGFANFKWNKNQHFLIDTPGDSNFAGDLNYMLTAADGVVLVIDAVDGVKPLTRKIWASMQEAGRPAMVVINKMDRDRAEFDSAFDSIAEGLGARPALLYYPIGSRENFKGVVDMLSGKALMFDDQGGVTEGEIPGDIADTVESMREAMVENIAESDEALMEKYFEEGELTPDEVLQGLKAGVMAGELVPVVISAALENKGGQMILDTIQNLMPSPLDHAPWQGEDGEVESSPDAPLSCFVFKTLADPFAGQLTVVRVLSGTLKADSSLKNTSNGEKERVGQLLLMQGKEQTPTKDPMGPGSIVTLAKLKSTHTGNTLCDEKGGFVLAKPPVSPQLITFALAPAEKGDEDKVYAAVAKLLDEDVTLTLSRDEESGDILLSGMGQNHIEISVEKARRRYKADIVLKTPKVPYRETFRSPAKEIQGRHKKQSGGRGQFGDCWIHIDPMQHGAGYEFADQIVGGAIPRQYIPAVDKGIQEAAARGVLAGYPVIDFKATCYDGSYHNVDSSEMAFKIAGSIAFKKAAEKAQMALLEPVMLVTVAVPDSFMGDIIGDLSSRRGKVLGSDSTAGVTEIKAHVPMAEMLRYAPDLNAMTGGQGTFFMEFAQYEECPPNVTEQVIADNKRTAEAE, encoded by the coding sequence ATGTCGGATCTGAACAAGCAAAGGACATATGCCCTCGTTGGACATGGCGGCAGTGGCAAAACCACTGTCGCGGAAATGATGCTGCTCAACGCTGGCGTGATCAACCGCCTCGGCAAAGTGGAAGAAGGCACCACCGCCCTCGACTACGAGCCCGAGGAAATCAAGCGCCGCGGCTCCACGCAGCCGGGCTTTGCCAACTTCAAATGGAACAAGAACCAGCATTTCCTTATCGATACTCCGGGTGACTCCAACTTTGCGGGTGACCTGAACTATATGCTCACCGCCGCCGACGGCGTTGTCCTGGTCATCGATGCGGTGGACGGCGTGAAGCCGCTGACCCGCAAGATCTGGGCATCCATGCAGGAAGCCGGTCGTCCGGCCATGGTCGTCATCAACAAGATGGACCGCGACCGGGCCGAATTCGACTCCGCCTTCGACAGCATCGCCGAAGGCCTGGGTGCACGGCCCGCCCTGCTCTACTACCCCATCGGCAGCAGGGAAAACTTCAAGGGCGTGGTGGACATGCTCTCGGGCAAGGCCCTCATGTTCGACGACCAGGGCGGCGTGACCGAGGGCGAAATCCCCGGCGACATCGCCGACACCGTGGAATCCATGCGCGAGGCCATGGTCGAGAACATCGCCGAGTCCGATGAAGCGCTCATGGAAAAATACTTCGAGGAAGGGGAACTGACCCCCGACGAAGTCCTTCAGGGCCTCAAGGCCGGCGTCATGGCCGGTGAGCTGGTTCCCGTGGTGATTTCCGCAGCCCTGGAAAACAAGGGCGGCCAGATGATCCTGGACACCATCCAGAACCTGATGCCCAGCCCGCTGGACCATGCTCCCTGGCAGGGCGAGGACGGCGAAGTGGAAAGCTCCCCGGACGCCCCCCTCTCCTGTTTCGTTTTCAAGACCCTGGCCGACCCCTTTGCGGGCCAGCTCACGGTTGTCCGCGTGCTCTCCGGCACCCTCAAGGCGGACTCCTCCCTCAAGAACACCTCCAACGGGGAAAAGGAACGCGTGGGCCAGCTGCTGCTCATGCAGGGCAAGGAACAAACCCCGACCAAGGATCCCATGGGCCCCGGCTCCATCGTGACCCTGGCCAAGCTCAAGAGCACCCACACCGGCAACACCCTGTGCGACGAAAAGGGCGGATTCGTGCTGGCCAAGCCCCCCGTCTCCCCGCAGTTGATCACCTTTGCCTTGGCTCCGGCCGAAAAGGGCGATGAAGACAAGGTCTACGCCGCCGTCGCCAAGCTGCTGGACGAAGACGTCACCCTGACCCTGTCCCGCGACGAAGAGTCCGGCGACATCCTGCTCTCGGGCATGGGCCAGAACCACATTGAAATCTCCGTGGAAAAGGCCAGACGCCGCTACAAGGCCGATATCGTGCTCAAGACCCCCAAGGTTCCCTACCGCGAAACCTTCAGGAGCCCGGCCAAGGAAATCCAGGGCCGTCACAAGAAGCAGTCCGGCGGCCGCGGCCAGTTCGGCGACTGCTGGATCCACATCGATCCCATGCAGCACGGCGCGGGCTACGAGTTCGCGGACCAGATCGTGGGCGGGGCCATTCCGCGCCAGTACATCCCTGCAGTGGACAAGGGCATCCAGGAAGCGGCCGCGCGCGGCGTGCTCGCCGGATACCCGGTCATCGACTTCAAGGCCACCTGCTACGACGGCTCCTACCACAACGTGGACTCCTCGGAAATGGCCTTCAAAATCGCCGGTTCCATCGCCTTCAAGAAGGCCGCGGAAAAGGCCCAGATGGCCCTGCTCGAGCCGGTCATGCTGGTCACCGTCGCCGTGCCCGACTCCTTCATGGGCGACATCATCGGCGACCTGTCCTCCCGCCGCGGCAAGGTGCTCGGCTCCGACTCCACCGCGGGCGTGACCGAGATCAAGGCCCACGTGCCCATGGCCGAAATGCTGCGCTACGCTCCAGACCTGAACGCCATGACCGGCGGCCAGGGTACCTTCTTCATGGAATTCGCCCAGTACGAAGAGTGCCCGCCCAACGTCACCGAGCAGGTCATCGCCGACAACAAGCGCACTGCCGAAGCGGAATAG
- the pyrH gene encoding UMP kinase, which yields MDKVRFSRVLIKLSGEALAGEQQFGIEPQAIDQFCKEIAAVAASGIQIALVIGGGNIFRGLSASAKGMDRAQADYMGMLATVMNALAVQDALEKHGCQTRVMTAFSMQEVAEPYIRRRAERHLEKGRVVICAAGTGNPYFTTDSAAALRALELKCDAIIKATKVDGVYDKDPAKYDDAVKYDTVTFLEVLEKRLGVMDSTAISMARDNNLPIIVFNLFKEGNMLKVTAGEKIGTIVQGGD from the coding sequence ATGGACAAAGTGCGGTTTTCGCGGGTATTGATCAAGCTTAGCGGCGAAGCTCTCGCCGGTGAGCAGCAGTTTGGAATCGAACCCCAGGCCATTGACCAGTTCTGCAAGGAAATCGCGGCAGTGGCTGCTTCGGGAATCCAGATCGCATTGGTCATCGGCGGCGGCAACATCTTCAGGGGCCTTTCGGCCAGCGCCAAGGGAATGGACCGGGCGCAGGCCGACTACATGGGCATGCTGGCCACGGTCATGAACGCCCTTGCAGTGCAGGACGCCCTGGAGAAACACGGCTGCCAGACCCGCGTGATGACGGCTTTCAGCATGCAGGAAGTAGCCGAGCCGTACATTCGCCGCCGCGCCGAGCGCCACCTGGAAAAAGGCCGGGTGGTCATTTGCGCAGCAGGGACCGGGAATCCCTACTTCACCACGGATTCCGCAGCCGCCCTGCGCGCCCTTGAGCTCAAGTGCGATGCCATCATCAAGGCCACCAAGGTGGACGGCGTGTACGACAAGGACCCGGCAAAATACGACGATGCCGTCAAGTACGACACCGTCACGTTCCTGGAAGTTCTGGAAAAGAGGCTCGGAGTCATGGACTCCACCGCCATTTCCATGGCCCGGGACAACAACCTTCCGATCATCGTCTTCAACCTGTTCAAGGAAGGCAACATGCTCAAGGTGACGGCCGGCGAAAAAATCGGAACGATCGTTCAAGGAGGAGACTAG
- a CDS encoding ribonuclease J → MPSEPFLTLTPLGGLGEIGMNCMVYDTGESLVMVDCGLMFPDDYLYGVDVVIPCFDSILENKSRLKGIVLTHGHEDHIGALPWLLQHVDVPVYGSAFTLGLVENKLRERDLDKYADLRPVEPGERIVLDDMAFSFFPVCHSIIEGYGLGIETPVGRVVHTGDFKIDRNPLDGHATDLEAFKKFSEPGVRLLLSDSTNVEQDGFALTEREIKSSLREIFNSARGRILVSLFSSHIQRIQEVVDLAEACNRKVAISGRSLMRNIELAQEMGFLHIPHSVAIPVDAIDNYPDEEIVLLVTGSQGEPLASLSRMACEEHRQLAIHPGDLVLLSSRFIPGNVKAITKVINNLYRLGAEVLYEKVQGIHASGHAHSEELRIMFETVKPSFFIPVHGEYRHLVKHRRLAVECGVAEERAMVIENGQPVTFLEQGIRLEEPVSAERILVDGKGVGDVGQTVLKERQLLAGEGIMIVLLVVDEATGEISIGPDIVTKGFVFEQNYAHFIEDAKCIVLDVFENIPPGETKKLKERIRSALRRFFRKVLDRDPVVVPLIINI, encoded by the coding sequence ATGCCTAGCGAACCGTTTCTAACCCTCACCCCCCTGGGCGGACTCGGCGAGATCGGCATGAACTGCATGGTCTACGACACCGGGGAATCCCTGGTCATGGTGGACTGCGGCCTCATGTTCCCGGACGACTATCTCTACGGCGTGGACGTGGTCATTCCCTGCTTCGACTCCATCCTCGAAAACAAGAGCAGGCTCAAGGGCATCGTGCTCACCCACGGGCATGAGGACCACATAGGCGCCCTGCCCTGGCTGCTGCAGCACGTGGACGTGCCCGTGTACGGCTCGGCCTTCACCCTGGGGCTGGTGGAAAACAAGCTCCGCGAGCGCGACCTGGACAAGTACGCGGACCTGCGTCCGGTGGAGCCCGGCGAACGCATCGTGCTGGACGACATGGCCTTCAGCTTCTTCCCGGTCTGCCATTCCATCATCGAGGGCTACGGCCTGGGCATCGAGACCCCGGTGGGCCGCGTGGTGCACACCGGCGACTTCAAGATCGACCGCAACCCCCTGGACGGTCACGCCACCGACCTGGAGGCCTTCAAGAAATTTTCCGAGCCCGGCGTCCGGCTCCTGCTTTCGGATTCCACCAACGTGGAACAGGACGGCTTCGCGCTCACAGAGCGCGAGATCAAGTCCAGCCTGCGCGAGATATTCAACAGCGCCCGGGGCCGCATTCTGGTCTCGCTCTTTTCCAGCCACATCCAGCGCATCCAGGAGGTGGTGGACCTGGCCGAGGCCTGCAACCGCAAGGTGGCCATCAGCGGCCGCAGCCTGATGCGCAACATCGAGCTGGCCCAGGAAATGGGCTTCCTGCACATCCCGCACAGCGTGGCCATCCCCGTGGACGCCATCGACAACTACCCGGACGAGGAAATCGTCCTGCTGGTCACCGGCTCCCAGGGCGAACCCCTGGCGTCGCTTTCGCGCATGGCCTGCGAGGAGCACCGCCAGCTCGCCATCCATCCCGGCGACCTGGTGCTGCTCTCCTCCCGGTTCATCCCCGGCAACGTGAAGGCCATCACCAAGGTCATCAACAACCTGTACCGGCTGGGCGCGGAAGTGCTCTACGAAAAGGTGCAGGGAATCCACGCCTCGGGCCATGCCCACAGCGAGGAGCTGCGCATCATGTTCGAGACCGTGAAGCCCAGCTTCTTCATCCCGGTGCACGGCGAATACCGCCACCTGGTCAAGCACCGGCGTCTGGCCGTGGAGTGCGGGGTTGCCGAGGAACGCGCCATGGTCATCGAAAACGGCCAGCCCGTGACCTTCCTCGAGCAGGGAATCCGCCTGGAGGAACCCGTGAGCGCCGAGCGCATCCTGGTGGACGGCAAGGGCGTGGGCGACGTGGGCCAGACCGTGCTCAAGGAGCGCCAGCTCCTGGCGGGCGAAGGCATCATGATCGTGCTCCTGGTGGTGGACGAGGCCACGGGCGAGATTTCCATCGGCCCGGACATCGTCACCAAGGGATTCGTGTTCGAACAGAACTACGCCCACTTCATCGAGGACGCCAAATGTATCGTGCTGGACGTCTTCGAGAACATCCCGCCCGGCGAGACCAAGAAGCTCAAGGAACGCATCCGCTCGGCCCTGCGCCGCTTCTTCCGCAAGGTCTTGGACCGCGACCCGGTGGTGGTCCCCCTGATCATCAATATCTAG
- a CDS encoding SulP family inorganic anion transporter yields the protein MAYFSHFHFRDYIPASIAYLKSGYSLEGFRRDVGAGVTVGIVALPLAMAFAIASGATPSVGLTTAIIAGFIISGLGGTRFQIGGPTGAFVVIISNVIAHHGFEGLVLATIIAGAMLILMGLFGLGKLLQYIPYPVTTGFTTGIGLLIFISQLKDFLGFKLTHLPGGIIESVTAYWNNAASIHLPTVAIGVVTLVTMLVVRRYIPKIPAPIMGIVIGTLVALVFGIPTETIGTRFGGIPSELPAFMSLKFSDIHLGSLMSDSITIAILAGIESLLSATVADGMSGDRHNPSTELVAQGLANIGSALFGGLPATGAIARTATNIRAGAFSPFAGMTHSLVILLFVLVCAPLASGIPLASLSAVLLVVAWDMSEPHRMLRLFRAPKSDSLVMVMTLGLTVFVDLTVAVEIGVVLAALLFMKRMSELTDIHSLDTGLPEEDVIDRATGNERVVVYEISGPFFFGMAQRFIDIMNFTRKKPELLIFCMRLVPIMDATGIEALETVIRRLQSQGIHVVLSGVTPRVARLIQRLGTDSVVGQENIFPDFSTAIAHSDIAHKDEVS from the coding sequence ATGGCATACTTTTCCCATTTTCATTTCCGGGACTATATCCCTGCGAGCATCGCATACCTGAAATCAGGCTATTCCCTTGAGGGATTCCGCCGCGACGTCGGAGCCGGGGTCACCGTCGGCATTGTCGCACTGCCATTGGCCATGGCCTTCGCCATAGCCTCGGGAGCCACGCCCAGCGTCGGTCTGACCACCGCCATCATTGCCGGGTTCATCATCTCGGGATTGGGCGGAACCAGGTTCCAGATCGGCGGGCCCACCGGAGCGTTCGTTGTCATCATTTCGAACGTGATCGCGCACCATGGCTTTGAAGGACTTGTCCTTGCGACGATAATTGCGGGCGCCATGCTGATCCTCATGGGGCTCTTCGGTCTCGGCAAGCTGCTCCAATACATTCCGTACCCGGTGACCACGGGATTTACCACCGGCATAGGGCTGTTGATCTTCATTTCACAGCTCAAGGACTTTCTGGGCTTCAAGCTGACCCATCTTCCCGGCGGAATCATTGAAAGCGTTACGGCCTATTGGAACAATGCCGCATCCATCCACCTCCCGACAGTGGCGATCGGCGTGGTGACGCTTGTCACCATGCTCGTGGTCAGGCGCTACATACCCAAGATTCCGGCCCCGATCATGGGAATCGTCATCGGAACGCTCGTTGCCCTCGTGTTCGGCATCCCCACCGAAACCATCGGCACCCGGTTCGGCGGGATTCCGTCGGAGCTGCCGGCCTTCATGTCCCTGAAATTTTCCGATATTCATTTGGGAAGCCTCATGTCCGACTCCATAACCATTGCCATTCTGGCCGGTATAGAGTCCTTGCTGAGCGCCACGGTCGCGGACGGCATGAGCGGCGACCGGCACAATCCCTCGACGGAACTCGTTGCGCAAGGCCTCGCCAACATCGGTTCGGCCTTGTTCGGCGGACTGCCCGCCACCGGCGCAATCGCCAGAACCGCGACCAACATACGGGCCGGGGCCTTCTCTCCTTTCGCGGGCATGACGCATTCCCTGGTCATCCTTCTTTTCGTTCTCGTCTGCGCCCCGCTCGCGTCGGGCATTCCCCTGGCCAGCCTGTCGGCGGTCCTGCTGGTCGTTGCGTGGGACATGTCGGAACCGCATAGAATGCTTCGTCTTTTCCGGGCTCCGAAATCCGATTCCCTCGTCATGGTGATGACCTTGGGGTTGACGGTCTTCGTGGATCTTACCGTGGCCGTTGAAATCGGTGTCGTCCTGGCCGCGCTGCTGTTCATGAAACGCATGAGCGAACTGACCGATATACACAGCCTGGATACCGGACTGCCCGAGGAAGACGTCATCGACAGGGCCACAGGCAATGAACGGGTAGTCGTCTATGAAATATCGGGTCCGTTCTTCTTCGGTATGGCACAACGGTTCATCGACATCATGAACTTCACGAGGAAGAAGCCGGAACTCTTGATCTTCTGCATGCGGCTTGTGCCGATCATGGACGCAACCGGAATCGAGGCCCTGGAAACGGTCATACGCAGGCTGCAATCGCAGGGAATCCATGTCGTGCTGTCCGGCGTCACCCCTCGGGTGGCCCGGCTTATCCAGCGGCTGGGAACAGACTCCGTTGTCGGGCAGGAAAACATTTTCCCCGATTTCTCGACGGCCATTGCCCATTCGGACATCGCCCACAAGGACGAGGTCTCCTGA